TTGCTTGCATTACCTCCGCCGTGCCAAATACCTCAGCGCCTATGGTATAGACCCCCAAAGCAAAATCGCCTGGCATAACTATCGCCTAGACCGCATCGCCTCAGAAAACCTGCACGTCCTACCCTGGGGAGATCCTGCTGTTCCCAAACCATTAAAACAAATGTGGTATACAGGCGACTTACCCACACCAGACAACATTCAAACAGAATTAAATGCAGCTTGGGGATTCAACTTTTACCTCGAACGAGAATTTCTCATCCTGCGTTTTCCCCCCGCCTTCGCCCGTAGGTATGTAGACAATACCTTTCGCCATCCTTCCTTTCTGGCAGTCCCTTACAAAAAGTTAGCAAAACTCATAGTGCAGAATATCCCAGAAGCCCAACAGCAACAGGTTTTAGATATATTGCAGCAAAAACCTGATAGTGATGCTTACTACATAGGCTGGATACGCACTGGAGATATCAACGTTTTGATGCGCCTGCGAGACTGGCGACCAAATGGCGAAGTAATTGCCCCATTGTCAATTCGGCAACAATTACGAAAAGAAGCAATACAAGAATTATCTAATTATCAAGACTGAGATTACATGAAATAAACGTTAGCGTAGCTTGCCGAAGGCTACCGCAGAGGCACAGAGGACACAGAGAAATGAGAGTTCAACGAGTAGGGGCGGGTTTAGAGATATGATTCATGATTAACCAACATATTAGACATCTGGTGAAGAAGAATGTAGAGATGTTCCACGGAAAGTCTCTACAAGGGTTCTAGGAAACGCATATTTAATTGTCGGAGATGTCTATTGGTAAACCCGCCCCTACAACTAGAGGAATTGCTGAATTATAGCAACCGCCAAGGTAGTTAGGACATGGCAAAGGTCTAAAACCCAGCCACACCAAGCATTTCAATTTTAACTTTTGACTTTTGACTTTTGCCATATCTCCCTGACCTCTTTTTCAAATCTATCTTCCAGCAGAACAAAAACCAGACCTGAGAAGGTATTTAATTTTCTGACTTTTGGCTATCATCGGCAACGACTGATCAGTGAGGAATCTGGATGAATACAGAGATAGCGGCACTTTTGGACAGGGTGCAGAAAATGGCTAGCGATTTCATTATTTTGCTACCCAATATTGTGCTAGGGTTGTTTGTTTTTACAATCTTTGTAATTGTTGGGAGATCAATCAAGCGACTAGTGAGACGCTTAACCAGCCACCGCAGCTATGCTCGCAATTTGGGAATGGTGCTGGGGAGGTTGGCACAAGGGACTACAGTTTTGGTGGGTTTGTTTATTTCTTTATCCATTGTCTTTCCCTCACTCAAGGCATCGGATTTGGTGCAATTGCTGGGAATCAGTGGGGTAGCAATCGGTTTTGCTTTTCGCGATATTCTGCAAAACTTTTTAGCTGGGATTTTAATTTTACTCACAGAACCGTTCCAAATCAATGACCAAATTGTGTTTAAGAACTTTGAAGGTACTGTAGAAAATATTGAAACACGGGCTACTACTATTAGAACTTACGATGGTCGGCGGATTGTGATTCCGAATTCCGAACTGTTCACCAATTCGGTAACTGTAAATACCGCTTTCGAGAATCGGCGCTTAGAATACGATGTTGGTGTTGGCTACGGTGATGACTTGGACTGGACAAAGCAGTTAATGCTGGAAGCGATGCATAGTGTAGATGTTGTGTTAAAAGACCCGCCGCCTGATGTCCTGGTGATGGAACTTGCCGAAAATAGTGTGAATATCCGGGCGCGATGGTGGATTCAACCACCCCGATGGTCAGATGCTCTAGATTCACGCGATCAAGTCATCTCTGCAATTAAGCAAAAGCTTTATGTGGAAAACGGCATCGATTTACCATACCCCACCAGACAAATTTTATTCCACGACCAAACCGAAGAAACAGATGGCGATCGCTCTCGTCAGCGTGAAGGTTGGCCGGCCGGGAAAAACGAAGTCCCTCAACCACGTAGCATTGGCGGTTCACTCAAACGATTAGCCCAATTGCAAGATCGGAATGGCAAGGTAGATGCTCACAGAAACGACCATGAATCATGAATAAAGTCAAGTTGTCCAAGTTGTGGGATGCCCTTCATACTAGCTACTGGTTTTTGCCGGGAATCCTGGCAATCTGTGCCGTGTTTTTGGCATTTGCAATGTTGAGCCTTGACCGCACCATTGGTTTTGATGATTGGGATTGGATTTACACAGGTGGCCCCGATGGGGCCAGAGAAGTCCTTTCCGCGATCGCAGGTTCAATGGTGAGTGTTGCAGCTACAGCCTTTTCCATTACAATTGTCGCACTGCAACTGGCTTCTGCCAACTTCGGGCCAAGACTGCTGCGGAACTTTATGCGAGACACAGGCAATCAAATTGTCCTGGGTACATTCATTGCCACGTTTATTTATTGCTTGCTAGTGCTGCGTGCTATTTATGGAGAGGACTACAACCTGTTTATTCCCCATCTTTCAGTCACAGTCAGTATCGTGCTAGCAATTCTCAGCATAGCCGTCCTCATTTACTTCATTCATCACGCATCAACCATTATTCAGGCATCGCACGTTATTGAGAGTGTTAGTCAAGATTTAGACAAAGCGATTGATCGACTATTTCCCGAAAAAATCGGTGTTAATCCACCAGCAGATCAACCGCATCTAGAAGAAATTCCACCGGATTTTCAGTTGCAGGCTTACCCAATTAAAGCCCATAGAAATGGTTATTTACAAGCAATTAATGATGAAAAATTGCTGGACATTGCCCGTAAATACAATCTCCTGATCCATGTTAAATCTCGACCAGGAAATTTTGTTGTTCAGGGCAGTGAATTGGTAATGGTCTGGCCTGGTGAACGAGTCAATCGCAAACTTAACCATCGACTACAAAAAACATTTATTTTAGGAAAAGAACGTACTGAACAGCAAGATATAGAGTTTCCTCTGCAACAGTTAGTGGAAATTGCCTTGCGTGCTATTTCTCCTGGAATCAACGATCCTTTCACTGCCATTCGGTGTATTGACCGTTTGAGTGCCGGACTGTGCAATTTGGTACAAAGACAGTTTCCCTCACCCTACCGCTACGATGATCACAAGCAATTGAGGGTGATTGCGAAATCAGTAACTTTTGAGGGGATAGTCGATCAAGCTTTTAACCAAATTCGGCAGGACAGCCGGACTGATGCCGCTGTGACGATTCATTTGCTCAATGCGATCGCTTTAGTTGCCACTTACACCCACAATCCCCAATATCATCAAGTTCTCAAGCGTCATGCTGATATGATCGAGCGGGGTAGCCATCAAGGGTTGCCAGAATCAGAAGACCGCCAGAATGTCCAGGATAAATATCACAGCCTGATTCAAGTCTTGAATCAAAACCATCAACTAGATACGTTACGGCGATGAAATACTGCTCCCCTGCGGCTTTAATAATCAGTCTTTCACCGGACACGATAGGGGGTAGTTCCGAATATAAAAAATGCCCACAAGGGCGGGCATCAAGTAGGCTTTCTGTCACTTTTATTGGCTACAATCATGTTGAATCATGATGTTTTCATTTTTCTCGATTCCCAATCATAAATCAAGCCGGAAAAATCACAACTTTAGACATAATTCATGAAAATATATCTTTTTTATTATCTATCTAATAAAAGAGAATACCAGCACCAAGAGATGATTTTTGTGTTAGCAAATATCCGCAAGTTATTTTAATTGACATTTCCATAATCAATCCCCCTTTAACTAGCATAAATATATATCTGTTTAGCAATATTTTTCAGACCCAATTCACCTATTTATGTCTTTTCGACTTGAGACTTTTCTCGAATTTTATATTAAAACTATAAGTGTGGTCAGGTTAAAAACCCCAGTTATTCCCAGTTCTGGGGTTTTACTTTTTTCTCCGCAGCTAAGTTAAATAATTATTTAAATCATAGATAAATACGCAAGTTTTCCTGAATATTTCCTGCACAATTTCCAGGTGATTAAATCTACATTGTCACAATTTTATTAGTTATTAATATTACTAATTAGCCAATTCAATTCTCCTAAAAATCTCAATCAATACTGCAAAAATAAATATATTTAAATTAGCCATAAGATAGATGCAATTAATTGAGCGATCGCCTTATATTATGGAATATAAAACAAAGAGCGTTATTTACGGCTTGAGGGTGTATCTGCTAATTAAACTCAGCAATAATTAACATTATTTAACTAATCCTAATTTAATATAAAGATACATATAGGACTACTATTTGATTTTTGAACAGACACGTAGGGTGTGTTAGCGGTAGCGTAACGCACCAAAGCCTTAATAATGGTGCGTTACGGACTTCATCCTAACGCACCCTACAATACTTAATTTTTTCATAATAGGACTTACGCAATGACTCTCTGAAACCTTCTTTCCTTTGTGTTCTTTGTGTCCTTTGCGGTTCGTTTTTTCATGATTTTGCGTAAGTCCTGCATAAATCAAACCGGATTCCTATAAATAGAATTTAACCATAAATCCAGTTCCCCTCCTCGCTTGCGGGGAGGGGCTAGGGGTGGGGTGTTATGCCACAAAAAAGCAATTTCCCGACTTGTATGTACACGGTAGCCCCGCCAGGGAGAGGCTGGGGTTAGTTTTAAATTTCCGCACCTGCTTTCGGTTCAGCACCCATTGGCGAAACGTAATCACGGAAAGCATTAATCTGTTGCTCAAAAGGTAAGTCCTTAATTTGATTCAACAGTGTTTGAGATGCAGATGAAAGCTGATAACCAGCAGGTAAAGGAATAATTCTCCCGTTTTCCATCTCTTGAGCTAATCGATACCAAAATAAGAGTTTTGTTGTATCACTCAAAGAGCCATATTCACGGCTAATTTGAGTATTAGCTTGAGTAATTATATCCCGTTGAACTTGCAATTGTTGTTCGTGGCTCAATTCTTTCACTTGATTGAATAAACCCTCGGCAATTTCCGGAGAAACAGTGCTGGCTTCAGGGGCGGCTGGTGTAACGGAACTTCCCATTTCTTCGTAAATGAACCAAAACAAAGCTAACTGTTCATCCACATCTAATTTCCGCCATGATTGGACACATTCACGAATATTTGGATCACTGGTTTGGGTATATGTCATCACAATTGACCTGGTAATTAATTAGTTTCATTGATAACAATATCAAAAACATATTTGCGACTGAACCCTACTGAAGACAGATGTATCTCAACCAGAGAGTAGAACAATGAGAACAATAACAGACAAACATAGACGCTTTGTGGCTTATCGCAGGATTAAGGAAAAATAAAAGGTTTTAAACCAGCACAAGTGGGGTTGGTTCCTGTGTAGCGGTGACTGACTCTCGCCTGGTGCTTGATTTTTGAGGTTAAAATAACATTAATGAAATAAATTATACTGAAAACTCAAAATAGTTATTTATCATTTTTCATCTTTTCTACATAAGCATCCGGTTAAGAATTGTTTAAGTCAGTAAAGTTAAATCTATCCATAGTAATAAATCATCTGATAATGGTGCAAAATGTGATAGCAATAAGTTGCATGAATATCTGCTGATAAGATTTTTTATGTTATAAAACTCACAGAAATTGATGCCAAAGGAAAAAAATTTTTATGGAAATAGAAAAATTAGATTGTTTTAAAGAGTACGGCGAATTTATACTTCAAAAACTAGACTCAGTACCGCAGTCCCCCTCTAAACAAGAAGATTGGATACCAACTAGCCTGGATGACTGTCTGGCGCGTCTCCGGGAAGCTGCTGAGAAAACTGTAGAACTTGCCACATCTCCAGTCAGAATCGGAGTAATGGGAGAATTCAGTAGCGGCAAAACTTTACTTTTAGGCAGCCTGATTGGTTATGCTGATGCCTTACCCATTAGTGAAAACCCCACCACAGGTAATGTTACAGCCATCCATATCGTGCCGCAATCAGGCTTTGTCACCACTCAGGCAAATAATTTTCGGGTAGAGTATCTTTCTCATGAAGGGGTAAATGAGTGTCTGCAATTCATGTTGGAGGAAGCAAGTCGCCGGACTACGGCTGCTGGACTTGCACCTATGCCTCTGTCAAAATTAAACACAGGCAAAGAGATTATTACCTGGTGCGAGGACACATGGAATAGTAGTAAAAACTTGGAATTACGTTATTTACTGCGAGAGTTGGTATTGTTCCTTCGCGCCTATCAAGCATATGGGGAAGCAATGTGTTCTGGACACTACCAAATTGATGCGATCACCGCCCGTGAGGGGCTACAGCTGACTGAACAGCCAATGGCTATCCAAACTCTGCGTTTTGAGGATCTCCCTCCATCTCATATTCGATTACCTAGCCCACCCCAGAGGCTACCTACCAAGCTGTTGCAGAACAGTTTCCCGTTGATTCGGCGTGTGGATATTGAGGTCAAAATATCCAGAGAGATTTGGGATTTTACGGGGGCTTCGGAATTTGTGCTTTTGGATTTTCCGGGCTTGGGGGCGGCTAATTCGGGTGCTAGAGATACCTTTTTGTCACTGCGGGAGTTAGCAGAAGTACAGACAATTTTAGTGCTTTTAAATGGTAAAACGCCTGGAAGCGATCGCGCCAATAAAATCTTCACGATGATGCAGCAGCAGCGGCCAGGACAAGACCTCAAAGATTTAATTTTGGTGGGGGTGGGTCGTTTTGATCAGCTACCTTTAGATAGTGAAGGTTGCGAACGAGAACTGGATCGATTAATTGAAAGTAGTAGACTTTTAGAGGAAGACGATGTTTTCCGCAAATTGAAAGTTCTGCAAACCACCGTTGACGCTGCTAGTGCATTCACCACCCAACAAGAACGGATAGTTTTATTATCGCCACTGCTAGGACTGGCGGAGTTGGCAAAACGTTCTACTACAGTCAAAGCAGGTTCACCAGAATTTTTAGCTAACTTAGACTATCCTGATTACTTGGAACGGTCAAAGCGGTTGCAGCAAAAGTGGCAACTATTAAGCACACGTCTGCTAGAATCTGATCCACGTAGTCATTTAGGCAAACAACTGAGTTACTTTGCTCAAGACGGTGGTGTTGCTAAACTGCGAGAATTAATTCAAAATCATGTTACCAGTCATGGACTGAAACAACTGTATGAAGATACTCGCAGGGCTGCGGATAATTTACTGCAACAACAAGAACATTTAAAAAACATTATTGCTGAAATTCATGAACAAGGCATTCCCACCGCAGATACTCAGGATTTAATTGAGTTTCGGGCTGCTATAGAAAATTTAGATAAAACTTATCGCAATTTCCAAAAAGATTTAGGAAAAGAACCACTCAAAGACCGTCGGGGAGATGTGGTTAGTGATGTGGTGAAAGACGAACTCACGTTTAAAATTCTCAATTGGAATGAGTGGACTTTACTATTTAATAAAGCCAATAATGGTAATATCACCATTGCCGAATTTAAGGGTGCAGCCGGTAAGCTATTTGACCGAGGAAGTAGAGTTAATAGCACCCTACCAACGAAGAGTGAAGATTTTTATCCAGCCTTTGCCAAAACTGTCAAGGAGTTAGAAAATTTTGCGCGCGATCGCATTCATCAAGCAGTAGCAGATTTATTAAGTCAATTATCCCATTATATCGCCCCAGAACGCGATCACTTACAGGCAAATCTGCGTCCAGAAATGGAACAAGAAATTGAAACTAAGTTTGGTGTAGAAGAAGCTGATATTTTTTATAAATTACTGTTAGGATGTGATCCGATTCAATGGCAAGAAGCAATTATTTCGGAAATTAATAGCAAAGAACAATCAATTTCACCGCAAGTTATGTTTCCCCTGGCGCGTCAAGACGCAAAACACAATATTGGTCAAATCTTTGATTGGTCACCTGAAAAAAGCCAAGATTTACCCAGAACAGGTAATCACCAACTTTTTGTGTTGCGTTTAAGAGATGAAATCACTGCTAGCGCTAGTCTGCATTTGGTGCAATATGTTAGCGAAATCAATCAACAGGTGAATGCTGAATTAGAAGGCATTTTGGATCAAATTATTCCGACTCTGCAAAATCTTTCTAAGAAGGAAGCTTTACTCAGACATATTGCGGCGGGAAATTCTCCTGCTAAGGTTGCTATTCCTAGTTGGTTACAGATTCTCTCTAAGGTTGCCACGATTTCTTATACAGATGATAATTTTTAGGTCTGATTAGTTGTGGTAATTCTTTCTGGATGAGAAACGAACCACAAAGGACACAAAGGACACGAAGGAAGAAGGGAGAAGGAAGAGGGGAGTTTTACTACAGATAATTAAGTAGTTGATTTGCAGGTTAGATAATATAAGGAGAAAAAATGGCTGTTGAAATTCGGCTTCCACCCAATTTTCAAGTGCGTGCTAGGGAAAATGAATACTTAGAGTTACCGACTATCCAACTGGTGGCAGCTGGGGATAATGTACCTCATATTGCTAGAATTAATTGTATTGTCACTGGGACTCCAGAGGAATTGGCATTACAAATTAAGAAGGCATATAAACCTTTTGATTCGGTAACTCCAAAAATTTCGCAAATTGGGCAATTAGAGCAATACCCCTGTAAGTTGGAACGCCCTTTAATTGAACCAATTAACTGCACTTTGGAAGTGATGGTTGAGTATTTTGATTCTGATGTTTTAGGAGATCCCATTTTATCTGAACCTCGACAGAGTGGGTCTTCATGCTATCTCTGGTCTCCAATAATTTTTGATGAAGAAATTATTGACACTGATGCTATTAGCAGTCCTATAGAAATCAGTAAATATATTGAAAAAAGAATCAGCAATAAACCACAAAAAAGATTTCCGGGATGGTTTGCTTTAGATTTTGGTACATCCAATTCTACAGTGACACTCTTTGATCCGATGGAAGTTCCAATTGCTGAAATTTTACCGAAAGAACAAGAAATCCGGTTGCGCGATCGCATGGCGGAATGGTTAAGTTCTCCCGCATCGGTGGCTTTACCTGATATCAATCCTCATGACTGGGAAAAGTTTATCGCTGATATTAGCAAAAACTTGGAAATTGAACCCCATCGGCTGCGAGAAGTTTTTGAAAGTGATCAAAAAGAAAGATTTTTAGAAGCGATTCGCCAAGTGGAGTTATGTTTAGGTAACAGCGACAAATTCCGCCGGGCTGCAAGC
This is a stretch of genomic DNA from Nodularia sp. LEGE 06071. It encodes these proteins:
- a CDS encoding orange carotenoid protein N-terminal domain-containing protein encodes the protein MTYTQTSDPNIRECVQSWRKLDVDEQLALFWFIYEEMGSSVTPAAPEASTVSPEIAEGLFNQVKELSHEQQLQVQRDIITQANTQISREYGSLSDTTKLLFWYRLAQEMENGRIIPLPAGYQLSSASQTLLNQIKDLPFEQQINAFRDYVSPMGAEPKAGAEI
- a CDS encoding mechanosensitive ion channel family protein, encoding MNTEIAALLDRVQKMASDFIILLPNIVLGLFVFTIFVIVGRSIKRLVRRLTSHRSYARNLGMVLGRLAQGTTVLVGLFISLSIVFPSLKASDLVQLLGISGVAIGFAFRDILQNFLAGILILLTEPFQINDQIVFKNFEGTVENIETRATTIRTYDGRRIVIPNSELFTNSVTVNTAFENRRLEYDVGVGYGDDLDWTKQLMLEAMHSVDVVLKDPPPDVLVMELAENSVNIRARWWIQPPRWSDALDSRDQVISAIKQKLYVENGIDLPYPTRQILFHDQTEETDGDRSRQREGWPAGKNEVPQPRSIGGSLKRLAQLQDRNGKVDAHRNDHES
- a CDS encoding dynamin family protein, giving the protein MEIEKLDCFKEYGEFILQKLDSVPQSPSKQEDWIPTSLDDCLARLREAAEKTVELATSPVRIGVMGEFSSGKTLLLGSLIGYADALPISENPTTGNVTAIHIVPQSGFVTTQANNFRVEYLSHEGVNECLQFMLEEASRRTTAAGLAPMPLSKLNTGKEIITWCEDTWNSSKNLELRYLLRELVLFLRAYQAYGEAMCSGHYQIDAITAREGLQLTEQPMAIQTLRFEDLPPSHIRLPSPPQRLPTKLLQNSFPLIRRVDIEVKISREIWDFTGASEFVLLDFPGLGAANSGARDTFLSLRELAEVQTILVLLNGKTPGSDRANKIFTMMQQQRPGQDLKDLILVGVGRFDQLPLDSEGCERELDRLIESSRLLEEDDVFRKLKVLQTTVDAASAFTTQQERIVLLSPLLGLAELAKRSTTVKAGSPEFLANLDYPDYLERSKRLQQKWQLLSTRLLESDPRSHLGKQLSYFAQDGGVAKLRELIQNHVTSHGLKQLYEDTRRAADNLLQQQEHLKNIIAEIHEQGIPTADTQDLIEFRAAIENLDKTYRNFQKDLGKEPLKDRRGDVVSDVVKDELTFKILNWNEWTLLFNKANNGNITIAEFKGAAGKLFDRGSRVNSTLPTKSEDFYPAFAKTVKELENFARDRIHQAVADLLSQLSHYIAPERDHLQANLRPEMEQEIETKFGVEEADIFYKLLLGCDPIQWQEAIISEINSKEQSISPQVMFPLARQDAKHNIGQIFDWSPEKSQDLPRTGNHQLFVLRLRDEITASASLHLVQYVSEINQQVNAELEGILDQIIPTLQNLSKKEALLRHIAAGNSPAKVAIPSWLQILSKVATISYTDDNF
- a CDS encoding DUF2254 domain-containing protein, whose amino-acid sequence is MNKVKLSKLWDALHTSYWFLPGILAICAVFLAFAMLSLDRTIGFDDWDWIYTGGPDGAREVLSAIAGSMVSVAATAFSITIVALQLASANFGPRLLRNFMRDTGNQIVLGTFIATFIYCLLVLRAIYGEDYNLFIPHLSVTVSIVLAILSIAVLIYFIHHASTIIQASHVIESVSQDLDKAIDRLFPEKIGVNPPADQPHLEEIPPDFQLQAYPIKAHRNGYLQAINDEKLLDIARKYNLLIHVKSRPGNFVVQGSELVMVWPGERVNRKLNHRLQKTFILGKERTEQQDIEFPLQQLVEIALRAISPGINDPFTAIRCIDRLSAGLCNLVQRQFPSPYRYDDHKQLRVIAKSVTFEGIVDQAFNQIRQDSRTDAAVTIHLLNAIALVATYTHNPQYHQVLKRHADMIERGSHQGLPESEDRQNVQDKYHSLIQVLNQNHQLDTLRR